Below is a window of Nicotiana tabacum cultivar K326 chromosome 19, ASM71507v2, whole genome shotgun sequence DNA.
CAGTCTGGATCTACTTCCCCTACTATGTCACATTTGCCATTTTCTGCATGTTTTGATCACTCTGTTAAGAAGAATTCTTCATTGTTCCATGATTTCTTTTACCCTGCTCCATAAGTTGCATCTGCTGTTTCTCCTCATCCATATAATCCTGCTTCTTCTGATTCTGAAATATCTCTGAACACCTCTTCTGCTTCCTCTAATCTCCCTCTTTCTTTCCATGAATCTGAATTCCCCCCGTTAAGGAGATCATCTAGGCCTCACAATCCTCCTTCTTATCTGCAAAATTATGTCTGCACTCTACCTAATCCTAGCTCCAGGCCTACCAATTAAACTGTTATGTCTACTTCTAGTGAGCATTATGCATTTGAGCCTACTACTTATTCTCAGGCAGCAGCTTTCCCTGAGTGACAGAATGCTATGAGGAAAGAGTTTGAGGCATTGAAGACTAATGGTACTTGGGACAAAGTTGAGTTACCCAAGGGCAAGAAGCCAATTGGCTGCAAATGGGTATACAAAATTAAGTACAAAACTGATGGGAGTATAGAACGATATAAAGCTAGGTTTGTGGTAAGGGGTGATATACAAGTTGAAGGCATAGACTTCCATGAAACATTCTCACTTGTAGTTAAAATATCTACTGTTAAAACTTTAATTGTTGTAGCTGTTAAAAGAAATTGGCCACTATTCCAACTAGATGTTAATAATACTTTCTTGTATGGGGACTTAGATGAAGAAGTTTTTATGAAGCTTCCACCCGATCTTTAATTATCTACTGTATCTCCTACTCCTATTTCCACCCCTTTGGTCTGTAAACTAAAAAAATCTTTGTATGGATTGAGATAAGCTTCAAGGCAATGGTATGCCAAGTTGTCTCAATATTTGTCCTCTAGAGGCTATGAGCACTCCTTCAATGACTATTCACTTTTTACTAAGGGTTCTGGTGATGCCTTGGTACTCTTaatggtatatgttgatgatatcatcatCACTGGGACAGATCTTTGTGAGATTGCCGCTGTGAAAACCTTCCTCCATGATCAGTTTAAAATTAAGGATTTAGGCCATCTTAACTATTTTCTGGGTATTGAAGTGTTGTATTCTGAGGGTGGGGTGTTGTTGCATCAGAAAAAGTTTGTGCATGATCTGCTCAAAGAGTTTCACTCCTATGATTGTTCTTCAGTGATATCCCCCCTTGAGATGCATGACAAGCTGCAGGCTGATCATGGTGATCCCCTGCCCAATCCTGAGACTTATAGGTGCTTAGTGGGTAAACTCAATTTCTTAACCCATACAAAACCTGACATTTGCTTTGCAGTGCAACATTTAAATTAGTTTATGCAGAGGCCTTGCCGTCCTCATATGCAGGCTGCTTTACGTTTGCTCAGGTATCTCAAGGGTACTCTTGATTTTGGGATCTTCTATAATAATTCTCCTGATCTCTCTCTCAGTGTATATTGTGATAGTGATTGGGGATCTTACCCGGACAGTAGAAAATCCATCAGTGGGTTTTGCATTTTATTAGGAGGATGTCTAGTCGGCTAGAAGTCCAAGAAGCAATCTGTGGTCTCCTTGTCATCTGCAGAAGCTGAATACAGGTCTATGAGTAAGGCCACTGCTGAAATCACTTGGGTTTGTAGGCTTCTTTCTGATTTTGGTGTTATTTTTTCTTCTCCTGTTAGTCTGTTTTGTGATAACCAGGTTGCCATCCACATTGCTAAGAATCCTGTCTTCCATGATCGCACCAAACACATTGAATTGGATTGTTATTTTGTTCGCACCAAGTTGAATGACCGTCTGATTCAGCTGCTTCACACTTCCAGTGCCAATCAGCTTGCTGATATGTTCACTAAACCTTTGGGAGGAGCTGTTCATCATCTGCATATTCACAAGTTGGGGGTTATCTCACCCTCCAACTTGTCGGGGGGTGTTGAGATACAAGAAAATGCTATTACTTAGCCACCTGGGCTATTAGCCACTTGGGctaccttttctttcttttaccaTTGGGCCCAGAAGCCCACCTTGTATTTGTTTTATTCTGTAGTGTATTAGTGGGCCGGCCTATTCCTAGATAGAGAAAGCTACATTTGTAAGAGACAGATTATTCATTCTGTGtaaatgaaaagagagaaaaccTAGAAGCTTCCGTACCTCACCATAAACTCATATAAAATCCTCAACGATTTGCGCTTAAATCAAGTTTTAACAATAACCGTGTATGACATTGTTGTGAAGCAAGTGTGATGCGCGTGGGATCATAACGAACATGTAAAATTGCCCCCTTTATGCACAAGCAAACAGCTATAGGACCCTCCTCGCCATTTTTCACCATATCAGCTATATCATTCAGTCCTCTGCAGCACCTATTTGATGGCTTGATGGAATGATTTCCCTTTAATGTATGAATAACATGGTACTAGCCTTTTTGAAACAATGTTACAAGAAGGCTTGGTCATTGCTGGTGCTGCTAAAACTAGCAAGAGAATGATCAGAGTATAGAATATCTtcaccatttttttttttaaccatAGATACTGATGAGTGCGGTTTTCTTATTTGGGTGTAATAACTTATATTATGTGAGGAAAGAATTTGTTGCCTGAATTTCTTTCCCGTTAACACACAAGCATCATGCAATGCTGATAATTCTCCACATTTCAAGAGTTGTGATTGATAAACTAACTGAGCCTTAATCTGGATTCAGTTTTCGACTTTTTTGTTGGGAGTCTATTCAATCAGGCCAAGAATATGGTATAGTTTGTACTTCTTGTATAAGAGAAGTGGGGAACCAGGTTCTGTCACAGCGTGCTTCTAATTTGGTTGGCTTTTTGTACCTCTAGCTTTAACAGTACAAACAATTAATGATCGGACCTTTTTCTTGCCGCCTCAGTAAAAATTAATCTGTTGCTGTGTTATAATCCGactttatctgattttaaacccCATATGATAGTCAGCAACATCTTAAAATTTGATCTTAAGTCACTTATCAGCGATATCTGGAGCTAAACTATCAAAAGACCAAGCATTGATCAAATATCATCAACATTCAATTGTCTGCAAAAAATTGAATTTCACAGTGTATCTGGCTTGCAGATACATAATACATTTTAAATATTGTTTCATACATAATTAATGATATCAACTTGTATGGTTTATTCATAATTCTATAGTGGTTCAGGCAGCTTCCTTGTGCGCGCGCTATCCCTTCAGTTCAAAGAAATTCTGCATGTAAAGAACAAAAAGTTAAGCTATAAGCAGATCAAGCAAGCATTCTGCGAAAAATGGCTGAAATATTTGGATTTACTTGTTACAGTCGAAGTTCTTATCTATGGGAGGGATAGTATAAGGAAGGCCACATTTCTTGGGGAGTTCAGCAATGCGAGAGGGAATATCGTGATCATCAATCACTGTTGTTTTTATACAGTTGCAGAGAGCAACTCCATCTTCTTTGGTTTTTACAAGCTCAAGTATGTCCTTTAAACCTGAACAACAAGCTTCCGATGGATCAGCCTTTAGATTACCTTCGACATACGAGTGACAAGGTGCTAGCTGCGTTTTAACAGTTGGACAGGATGGCGCAGCCGAGGAAGATCCTACGAGCGCTAGTAGTAGGAAACAAAGAAACACAGGCAAACGAGCCATAGTCAATGTTTATGCCTGCACTATATTGAACAAATGTAAGTGAAACTTTATGTGTGAATCCGATTCTTGTGCAGATAGCGACATTTATACCTATCCAGTAATAAGATGTTTCTTTCAACTCCTTTGGCTGTTACAACATGCAATTCTCATGAATTAGAGATTTCTCAGGTTGTTGTTCCATTGGAATTTCATACGATCTTCTTTTTCCCACAGGCAACCTAAGTTGATTGAAACTCACAGGGAACAACAATGCATTAGAGGCAGGGGTGGCAAACGGGTGGGTCGGATCAGATATGGGTAGGTCGAAAAATGGGTAAtgtaaaaatggataaattatccgacccaacCTTtttttaatacggataaaaaaacAGGTTAACCGGTGGATAATATATGACTTTAAATATGATCACTTTGAATTCCTAATCTCCCAAACTTGATGAACGCCCAATTTGAGTATTTACTAATGTAAAggttaaactcattagttataTATCCATTAATTATTCATTAGTTTTTCATTTTCTaagcggataatatggttcttatccatatttgatccattttttaaaagttcattatccaacctatattttaatggataatatgtgTGAATAACTGTTTTCTTGTAACTATTTTGCGACCACTAATTAGATGACAAAAAGGAAAACTTTGCTCTTCATAAAATTAATTACGTGCAAGTAAAACATGGTCTTTTAACcacccaaaaaaaataataataatggtcTAGCTAGGAAATGTAATACGAAAGTGAACTTGGATTTTAAGTGGGTCAAGGAAAGTATATGCTAGGACTTGCAAGAAAGTCTTTGAAGTTTGCACTATGAAGTTACAGAGTTTTTGAGCTTACACTATAGTCTACTTATAATGTGGTTAGGACTACTGCTATAAGTTTGTGTTAGTGATTTGAAGATGTTCAAGATTGAAACTTCCCATTAGTCTGGTAGTTTATTATACAATGATCCTGCACTCTGAACGTCACTCTCAAAAGAGACGGTTGCACGAAGGGGCTGGAAATTTGTGTTTCCAACACACCAGTAGAGCACCCACTTCAAATTGCAAAGTGTGTAATTAAGTGTGTACTTAAAGGACGAAATACAATCTCAAATTTCTTGGTCAGGCCATCCATTGACATTCCTTGCCCCAACATGTGATTAGACATCCAACTGTAAGTTTCTTCAGTCAACCATCAATTAATTATGTCTCATCTATCACAAACTAGTTGAGATCAGGTTTATGAACCTTGTGCACTCATATCATTATATTTGGACACTCTTCGTtccatatttaaaaataataaaagaagagcCTACTCATGTCAGAATCGCTAAATCCAAATGCTGCATATTGTAAGGGCTAATGATTCATGCGTAGAGACGGCCGGATCCAGGGTTTAAACTCTATGGGTTCAACCTTTAAAGTTTTTACTACTGAATTCATTATATccttaaagttatgggttcataacTATAATTTATTGTGATTGTAGtaattttttacatataaatttttactccgtgtcgaaaattatgggttcaattaaACACGATGTTATAGGGCTACATACGCCTCTGTTCATGCGTGTAGTTGTGCCAAGAAGTTAACATTTGCAGTAGCAGTTGATGAGGGAATAATTCCAGATCCTAACCAGCTTGGGGATGATTTTGTCGAGTCATTCAGGCTTATCAAAGAGGCATCTCCAAATTTAGGACTGTTAGATATTGTCGGAGAGTATTTCAAATATTAGATTGTATGTCGGATAGATAGTCAAATATTGTAGGTAAAAGGCATGATCTCAAGGATGCATTGTTGACTTATGTGTCTAGCTTTTGTGTATATATTCTCGATGTAATCTATCATTTTAATTATGAAGTGAAATACACTTACATtattcacatggtatcagagcctctaCGATCTCGGTAGAGACTCATACTTTTTCGGTTGCTTTTTTCGGCAGTCACTACTCCGGATCAAATCTTGTTACCCTCTGACCTCGACTCCATTAGTAGTCTCCTTTCCCAGCCATGTCTTGTTTCCATAAGAAAACACTTGAGTTCAGAAAGAATAGGCACTGTAATCATATTTATCTGCCACCAAAATTTCATCTTTGTGTTTGCACTCAATTTTAATCTTGTATCCAGCGAGATACTTGGTAGCTTCAGTCTCAAAGCCACAGCGGCAAGTGTCACAATAACATTTATCCTTAACAAGGAAAGGGGAAGTAGCAGCTGCCAAAGAAGCAAAGAgtaaacaaagagaaaagaatgCAACCAATCTTGCCATTTTTAGAACACGTAAGAAATTTCTCTACTTTTGcttcttattgttgttgttgaagttgtaATGAGATAGGAAGAAGAGTTGTTGGGTCTTGTATTTTGAGAGAGGAACAGAGTAATTGGGTTTCTGATAAGCTTTTCCTTAAAGCTATTTCAAGTCCCACTTTTATTGCCTTTCTCTTACACTAGTGGGTTATTTTGTCCCACTTCTTTATTGCTTTTTCAAAGAGTTCACTATGGATTTCTGTTTTTCCTCAACATTAAGCcattattttggtttattctaGATTCTAGTGGAAGTTATTTGCAACATATTATTTTTTACACATTTGACCTTTCCGgaattaaaatctcaaaatgtcGGAGCAAGATGGTTCTTCGCAGACAGGCGACATCAAACCATTCTTTTCTTCAATTTCGAATTCTTTCACTATTATAATTGTCAGATTACAAGGCAATAATATTTACATATCATGGTCTTCCTTAGTTGAAATGTGATTTATGGGTCAGGGATATGAAGAACATTTTATAAAAACTGTTAGTGATATTATTACTACTGAGAGGACTAAGTGGAATAGAATTGATGTACAATTGTGCAATCTTTTATGGAATTCCTTAGATCCTAAATTACTCAACCTATTTCAATCTTGTAAGAGTTGCTATAAAGTTTGGACAAAAGCTAAGACTTTGTATACGAACGATATACAACGTAAATACAAAGTTGTATCAGATTTAGTCCAACTACAGCAAAATAATCAAGATATGGCGAGTTATATAGGACAAATAGATACCTTAAAAGATCAATTTGACTCTCTCATGCCACTATCTGCAAGTGTCACCACACAAGAGCAACAAAGGGGTAAGTTCTTTATGGTTTTGGCACTGAAAGGACTTCGATCTGATCTTAGTCTTGTAAGGGATCAAATCTTGGCGAGTTCTACAGTTCCTTCCTTAGTTGAAGTGTCTGCCCGATCATTACATGTTGGCTCAGAAACACTTGATGCTACTAAACTTGAGACATCTGTGTTAGCTGTGTAAAATGAAAACTCACAGGAACTAAATGTCTCACAGAGGGGGAAAGGTAAAAGCTCTAGATCCTACTGCAACTATTGCAACAAGCTAGGCCATACTCGACAAACATGTTGTAAACTGCATGGTCGACCATCACGTACTGACAATCGCAGTACATCCCACATGGTTCAGGCTCGTGGAGATACAGATAGTCGACAGGCTGATTCTATTACTCTGTCTAGAGTGGATTATAGTGATTACTT
It encodes the following:
- the LOC107761924 gene encoding non-specific lipid-transfer protein-like; the protein is MARLPVFLCFLLLALVGSSSAAPSCPTVKTQLAPCHSYVEGNLKADPSEACCSGLKDILELVKTKEDGVALCNCIKTTVIDDHDIPSRIAELPKKCGLPYTIPPIDKNFDCNKISLN